From Desulfonatronum thioautotrophicum, the proteins below share one genomic window:
- the def gene encoding peptide deformylase translates to MIRPVLSYPDPILAKTAAEIETVTPEICRLAEDMLETMYHKEGLGLAAPQVGESCRLVVVDVSGPDKREEPLVFVNPRITQAEGRVESSEGCLSVRNYRTKVQRAERIRLQALNLEGQPVDMEVDGMLAICLQHELDHLDGVLFIDKISRLKRSLYEQKLKKWLKKQE, encoded by the coding sequence ATGATTCGCCCGGTGCTCAGCTATCCCGATCCGATCCTGGCCAAAACCGCGGCCGAGATCGAGACCGTCACCCCGGAGATTTGCCGACTGGCCGAGGACATGCTGGAGACCATGTACCACAAGGAGGGGCTTGGGTTGGCCGCACCCCAGGTGGGCGAGTCCTGCCGGCTGGTGGTCGTGGACGTTTCCGGCCCGGATAAGCGCGAGGAGCCGCTGGTCTTCGTGAATCCGCGCATCACCCAGGCCGAGGGCCGGGTGGAGTCCAGCGAGGGCTGTCTGAGTGTGCGCAACTATCGCACCAAGGTGCAGCGGGCCGAGCGCATCCGCCTGCAGGCCTTGAATCTTGAGGGGCAGCCGGTGGATATGGAGGTTGACGGCATGCTGGCCATCTGCCTGCAACATGAACTGGACCACCTGGACGGAGTGCTGTTCATCGACAAGATCAGCCGCCTGAAACGCTCGCTGTACGAGCAGAAGCTGAAAAAATGGCTCAAGAAACAGGAGTAG